In one Geotoga petraea genomic region, the following are encoded:
- a CDS encoding Gfo/Idh/MocA family protein, whose protein sequence is MRKLRYGMIGGGPGSLIGEVHRKAASYHGLSKPVCSVFSRDYEKNLSLALDYGIDEDRVYNDYEELIEKESKRSDKPDFIIIATPNAFHYEIAKKALKNMFHVICDKPVTINSDEAVELRDLAMKNNLLFGVTYAYTGYSMVHQIKKMVLNGNIGEVRYISGRYIQDWMADTENILNNKHANWRLNPKISGPTNSTGDIGTHLENLVSFTTDLKIKKLSARLDKFGDNIKLDNNVTMMVEYDNGAKGHYWISQIAIGHDNDLGIEIVGTKGSIKWQQNRANYIEFSKLNGPSQIISRNSSLIYPEIKKDFLTEGGHPEGYIEAFARTYKNFMHAILRKDYGAEISAGYYPEIDTGIQGVKFIEAAVESSNNNNKWIEI, encoded by the coding sequence ATGAGAAAGTTAAGATATGGAATGATAGGAGGAGGACCAGGTTCTTTAATTGGTGAAGTTCACAGAAAAGCTGCTTCTTACCACGGATTGTCTAAACCAGTATGTTCAGTTTTTTCAAGAGATTATGAAAAAAATCTATCTCTTGCACTAGATTATGGAATTGATGAAGATAGGGTTTACAATGATTATGAAGAGCTGATAGAAAAAGAATCTAAACGATCTGATAAACCAGATTTTATAATAATAGCTACACCAAATGCTTTTCATTATGAAATAGCCAAAAAAGCCTTAAAAAATATGTTTCATGTTATCTGTGATAAACCAGTTACTATTAATTCTGATGAAGCAGTTGAACTAAGAGATTTGGCAATGAAAAACAACCTCCTTTTTGGAGTTACCTATGCTTATACAGGATATTCAATGGTTCACCAGATAAAAAAGATGGTTTTAAATGGCAATATTGGAGAGGTGAGATATATATCAGGTAGATATATCCAGGATTGGATGGCAGATACTGAGAATATTTTAAATAACAAGCATGCCAATTGGAGGTTAAACCCAAAAATTTCCGGGCCAACAAATTCAACCGGGGATATTGGAACTCATTTGGAAAATCTTGTTAGTTTTACAACTGATTTGAAAATCAAAAAATTATCTGCAAGATTAGATAAGTTTGGAGATAATATTAAACTGGATAACAATGTAACTATGATGGTTGAATATGATAATGGAGCAAAAGGCCATTACTGGATATCTCAAATTGCTATAGGACATGACAATGATCTTGGAATTGAGATAGTGGGGACAAAAGGTTCTATAAAATGGCAACAAAATAGGGCTAATTATATAGAATTTTCAAAGTTAAATGGACCATCTCAGATAATCTCCAGAAACAGTTCTCTAATTTATCCAGAAATCAAAAAAGATTTTTTGACTGAAGGTGGACACCCCGAAGGTTATATAGAAGCATTCGCCAGAACTTACAAAAATTTTATGCACGCTATTTTGAGAAAGGATTATGGAGCTGAAATTTCTGCCGGTTATTATCCGGAAATAGATACTGGGATACAAGGAGTAAAATTCATAGAAGCAGCTGTTGAAAGCTCAAACAATAACAATAAATGGATAGAAATATAA
- a CDS encoding metallophosphoesterase family protein produces the protein MKIAIISDIHSNKEALDAVLNNIEKREISEIYCTGDLVGYGPDPDYVVEKIRDLGIKTIMGNYDDAIGNEKESCGCAYNPGRETEVGDDSINWTIKNTNKENKEFLKNLPKKMSFEIEGVSILLVHGSPLNYLLEYIKPTTEAKRLEEVANSFEEDIVINGHTHLSMHKYVKGKTIYNAGSVGRTKEGNPKAVYLILNIEKGVVSHEFVKVNYDIKTTIEKINKVGLPAELGTVIALGKNFDMGPSKKQNNEGIEFKI, from the coding sequence ATGAAAATAGCTATTATTTCAGACATACACAGTAACAAAGAAGCCCTTGACGCGGTTTTAAATAATATTGAAAAAAGAGAAATATCAGAAATATATTGTACAGGTGATTTGGTTGGATATGGGCCAGACCCAGATTATGTTGTTGAAAAAATAAGGGATCTTGGAATAAAAACCATTATGGGTAATTACGATGACGCCATAGGAAACGAAAAAGAGAGCTGTGGTTGTGCCTACAATCCAGGAAGGGAAACAGAAGTTGGAGACGACTCGATAAACTGGACAATAAAAAACACAAATAAAGAAAACAAGGAGTTTTTGAAAAATCTCCCAAAAAAAATGAGCTTTGAAATAGAAGGTGTGAGCATCTTATTGGTACATGGTAGTCCTCTTAATTACCTTCTTGAATACATAAAACCTACTACTGAAGCAAAAAGATTGGAAGAAGTAGCAAATTCATTTGAAGAAGATATAGTTATTAATGGACACACGCATTTATCTATGCACAAATATGTAAAAGGTAAAACAATTTATAACGCAGGAAGCGTTGGAAGGACAAAAGAAGGAAACCCAAAAGCGGTTTATTTAATACTGAATATAGAAAAAGGTGTAGTATCCCACGAATTTGTCAAGGTTAATTATGATATAAAAACAACCATAGAAAAGATAAATAAAGTTGGGTTACCTGCGGAACTTGGAACCGTGATAGCCTTGGGAAAAAATTTTGATATGGGACCTTCGAAAAAACAAAATAATGAGGGAATTGAATTCAAAATTTAA
- a CDS encoding arsenate reductase ArsC — protein sequence MSKPKVLFLCTRNSARSQMAEGFLKYYADDKYEVYSAGLTPSKINPLTIKVMKEKGIDISDQYSKGFEDFDNKRFGFLITVCSKAEENCPVFPGISIRMFWPFDDPDDVNGTEEEKLNKFREVRDEIENKVKEFVENDGNPEWEKKNFLL from the coding sequence GTGTCAAAGCCAAAAGTACTTTTTTTATGTACAAGAAATTCCGCAAGAAGTCAGATGGCAGAAGGGTTTCTGAAATATTATGCAGATGATAAATATGAAGTATATTCAGCAGGTTTGACCCCTTCAAAAATAAATCCTTTAACAATAAAAGTTATGAAAGAAAAAGGTATTGACATAAGTGATCAATATTCAAAAGGTTTTGAAGATTTTGATAATAAAAGATTTGGGTTCTTAATCACTGTTTGTTCAAAAGCTGAAGAAAATTGCCCGGTTTTTCCTGGAATAAGCATAAGAATGTTTTGGCCTTTTGATGACCCAGATGATGTGAATGGTACAGAAGAAGAAAAGTTAAATAAATTTAGAGAAGTAAGAGATGAAATAGAGAATAAGGTTAAAGAATTTGTTGAAAACGATGGAAATCCTGAGTGGGAAAAAAAGAATTTTTTGTTGTGA
- the arsB gene encoding ACR3 family arsenite efflux transporter, protein MKFFEKYLTIWVAISILVGIGVGQFLPEIPDFLSRFEYFNVSIPIAILIWLMIYPMMLKIDFTSIVNAGKKPKGLVVTLTVNWLIKPFSMYFFAWLFFKVIFNGIIPDDLASEYLAGAVLLGAAPCTAMVFVWSYLTDGDAAYTLVQVAVNDLILLVAFAPIVGFLLKISDILVPFSTIFFSVFIFIVIPLAIAYISRVIIIKNRGEKYLNTKFIPKFNSVTMIGLLLTLILLFSFQGDIILNNPLHIGLIAIPLIIQTFLIFGIAYFWSYKWNLKHEIAAPASLIGASNFFELAVATAISLFGLKSGAALATVVGVLVEVPVMLTLVKIANKTKHKFKEAK, encoded by the coding sequence ATGAAGTTTTTTGAAAAATACCTAACCATTTGGGTAGCTATTAGTATTTTAGTGGGAATTGGTGTTGGACAATTTTTACCAGAAATTCCCGATTTTTTAAGTAGGTTTGAATATTTTAACGTATCAATTCCAATAGCGATTTTAATTTGGTTGATGATTTACCCAATGATGTTAAAAATAGATTTTACAAGTATTGTTAATGCTGGTAAAAAGCCAAAAGGTTTGGTTGTAACATTAACCGTGAATTGGTTGATAAAACCTTTTAGCATGTATTTTTTTGCCTGGTTATTTTTCAAAGTTATTTTTAACGGCATTATTCCAGACGATCTTGCCTCTGAATATCTTGCTGGAGCAGTTTTACTTGGGGCTGCCCCATGTACAGCTATGGTTTTTGTTTGGAGTTACCTAACAGATGGAGATGCAGCTTATACCTTGGTACAGGTAGCGGTTAATGATCTTATTTTATTGGTAGCTTTTGCTCCAATTGTTGGGTTTTTATTGAAGATAAGCGATATTTTAGTACCTTTTTCAACAATATTTTTTTCGGTTTTTATTTTTATAGTTATCCCATTGGCAATAGCTTATATTTCAAGAGTTATTATCATTAAAAACCGAGGAGAAAAGTATTTGAATACAAAATTCATCCCTAAGTTCAACTCTGTTACTATGATTGGGCTATTATTGACTCTCATACTTTTATTTTCATTTCAGGGTGACATTATTTTAAACAACCCTTTGCACATTGGATTAATTGCAATTCCTTTAATCATACAAACATTTTTAATATTTGGAATCGCTTATTTTTGGTCATATAAATGGAATTTAAAACACGAAATAGCAGCACCAGCTTCTTTGATTGGAGCCAGCAACTTTTTTGAGCTTGCGGTTGCAACTGCAATTTCGTTATTTGGTTTAAAATCTGGGGCAGCTCTTGCAACTGTTGTGGGAGTTTTGGTAGAGGTACCAGTTATGTTGACCCTCGTAAAAATAGCCAACAAAACAAAACATAAATTTAAGGAGGCGAAATAA
- a CDS encoding ArsR/SmtB family transcription factor, which yields MNNIVEIIKLFSDQTRLRILNILYDSEHCVCDLEAVLEMTQPNISKHIKKMSDLNILKKRKQSYWIYYSLNNEIFEKYDFVESILRDIRKEELFQNDLKKLKKYLDSPKSCHI from the coding sequence ATGAACAACATAGTTGAAATTATAAAACTATTTTCAGATCAAACCAGGTTGAGAATTTTGAATATTTTGTATGATTCAGAACATTGTGTTTGTGATTTAGAAGCTGTCTTAGAAATGACTCAACCAAATATTTCTAAGCATATTAAAAAGATGAGTGATTTAAACATTCTTAAAAAAAGAAAACAGAGTTACTGGATATATTACAGTTTGAACAATGAGATTTTTGAAAAATACGATTTTGTTGAATCAATTTTAAGAGACATAAGAAAAGAAGAACTTTTTCAAAATGATTTAAAAAAACTAAAGAAATATTTGGATTCTCCTAAATCTTGTCATATATAA
- a CDS encoding ArsR/SmtB family transcription factor — protein MNKIKENKRIRIIKALAHEERFRILELISKNPMCVCELNEMSEYSQSNISQHLKILRDADLIYPEKDGNKVNYYLADKKIIDLIKTINNLV, from the coding sequence ATGAATAAGATAAAAGAAAATAAAAGAATAAGAATAATAAAAGCATTAGCTCATGAAGAAAGATTTAGAATTTTAGAGTTAATTTCAAAAAATCCTATGTGTGTATGTGAATTAAATGAAATGTCAGAATATTCTCAATCAAATATTTCTCAACATTTAAAAATTCTTAGAGACGCCGATTTAATATATCCAGAAAAAGATGGGAATAAAGTTAATTATTATTTAGCAGACAAAAAAATTATTGATTTAATCAAAACGATAAACAATCTTGTATAG
- a CDS encoding permease, whose translation MFQWAHDLATIVVEWLGLNPELSWGASLHFFIYDTIKILILLFIMIFIVSYIRSYFPPEKTKKILEKFPGITGNIMASLLGVVTPFCSCSSVPIFIGFIETGVPLGVTFSFLITSPIVNEAAFGMLLASFGWQVATIYVISGIVIGVVGGVIIGKFKMENQVEEYVYNIQMGESQIEKTTQNERFSFAYENVKDVIKRVWLFVIIGIGIGGLIHGKIPAEFITTYLGNNLFTVPLATVIAVPLYSNALGTIPIAEALIGKGLGLGTALAFMMATTALSLPEGILLRKVIKPKLIFTFFAITALAIMFTGYLFNIIL comes from the coding sequence ATGTTTCAATGGGCTCATGATTTAGCAACGATCGTTGTAGAATGGTTAGGTCTCAATCCAGAATTAAGCTGGGGAGCTTCTCTTCATTTTTTTATATATGACACTATAAAAATATTGATATTGTTATTCATTATGATCTTCATAGTTTCATACATCAGAAGTTATTTTCCACCAGAAAAAACCAAGAAAATATTGGAAAAATTCCCTGGGATTACAGGAAACATAATGGCTTCATTATTAGGAGTTGTTACCCCTTTTTGTTCTTGTTCATCTGTTCCTATATTTATTGGGTTTATAGAGACGGGAGTACCATTGGGGGTAACTTTTTCATTTTTGATTACATCACCAATAGTTAATGAGGCAGCTTTTGGAATGCTTTTAGCATCATTTGGTTGGCAGGTCGCTACTATATATGTAATTTCAGGAATAGTTATTGGTGTAGTTGGTGGAGTTATTATAGGTAAATTTAAAATGGAAAACCAAGTAGAAGAATATGTTTACAACATTCAAATGGGAGAATCTCAAATAGAGAAAACAACACAAAATGAAAGATTTTCTTTTGCATATGAGAATGTGAAAGATGTAATTAAAAGAGTTTGGCTTTTTGTCATAATAGGTATTGGAATTGGTGGTTTAATACATGGAAAGATTCCAGCGGAATTTATAACAACATATTTAGGTAATAACCTCTTTACAGTACCTTTGGCAACAGTTATAGCTGTTCCACTATATTCAAATGCTCTAGGAACTATTCCAATTGCAGAGGCTTTAATTGGAAAAGGTCTTGGCCTGGGAACTGCTTTAGCCTTTATGATGGCGACAACAGCTCTTTCTCTTCCAGAAGGGATATTATTAAGGAAAGTTATAAAACCTAAATTGATATTCACTTTTTTTGCAATAACTGCTTTAGCGATAATGTTTACAGGATATCTTTTTAACATAATACTTTAG
- a CDS encoding DUF92 domain-containing protein yields MNLIIGLVFGLIIAYVAYKKNALSKSGTIAATLLGVSLYYFGGLYFFLIMISFFVSSTLLTKYKYSKKINIEKMHEKTGKRDYTQVLANSLPALIYALFYYYTSMNVFLLGFATTFSATNSDTWASELGVLSKTNPSCILTGKKVQKGMSGGITSFGTFASFLGALFLSFVFMIGYIFKFQNNINIKDLIILSVLTLIGGFLGSIIDSILGASLQGIYKHVETGEITEKRFHQKKENKLIRGFKFINNNAVNLLSSLLASLLMMLIYIFI; encoded by the coding sequence ATGAATTTGATAATTGGATTGGTATTCGGATTGATAATAGCTTATGTTGCTTATAAAAAAAATGCTTTGAGTAAGAGTGGAACTATAGCCGCCACTTTATTGGGAGTTTCTCTTTACTATTTTGGAGGGTTATATTTTTTTTTAATTATGATTTCGTTTTTTGTGTCCTCTACGCTTTTGACGAAATATAAGTATTCAAAGAAAATAAATATAGAAAAAATGCATGAAAAAACAGGAAAAAGAGATTATACTCAAGTGCTTGCAAATTCATTACCAGCCCTAATTTATGCTTTATTTTATTATTATACAAGTATGAACGTTTTCTTGCTTGGATTTGCAACAACATTTTCAGCAACAAATTCAGATACATGGGCCTCTGAATTGGGTGTGTTGAGTAAAACGAACCCTTCTTGCATTTTAACTGGGAAAAAAGTTCAAAAAGGAATGTCAGGTGGTATTACTAGTTTTGGGACTTTTGCTTCTTTTTTAGGCGCGTTATTTTTATCTTTTGTATTTATGATTGGATATATATTCAAATTTCAAAACAATATAAATATAAAAGATTTAATTATTCTTTCTGTACTAACTTTAATAGGAGGATTTTTAGGTTCTATAATTGATAGTATTCTTGGTGCATCTTTACAAGGTATATATAAACATGTAGAAACAGGCGAAATTACTGAAAAAAGATTTCATCAAAAAAAAGAAAACAAACTCATAAGAGGTTTTAAATTTATAAACAACAATGCGGTAAATTTATTATCCTCTTTATTGGCGAGTTTACTGATGATGCTTATATATATTTTCATATAA
- a CDS encoding GNAT family N-acetyltransferase, whose product MEFRTLKKNEIEKITEINRDEKVKNVYYYENGKIVLKKDDYGATNEWWQKEEVPHIIPRIKKIFDNDGLVYGAFKNRKLVGITAVENRFLKDHPDLMSLDALYVTSNIRGKRIGSKLLKKAKEFAKSKGAKGLYISATPSKHTVNFYFKKGAKLAEDPNSRLFKREPEDIHLVLYF is encoded by the coding sequence ATGGAGTTTAGAACTCTCAAAAAAAATGAGATTGAAAAAATAACCGAAATAAACAGAGACGAAAAAGTTAAAAATGTATATTACTATGAAAATGGCAAAATAGTTTTGAAAAAAGATGACTACGGTGCAACAAATGAATGGTGGCAAAAAGAAGAAGTCCCTCACATTATTCCAAGAATTAAAAAAATATTTGATAACGATGGACTGGTATATGGTGCTTTCAAAAATAGAAAGCTGGTAGGAATTACAGCTGTAGAAAATAGATTTTTAAAAGACCATCCAGATTTAATGAGCCTTGATGCTCTTTATGTAACCAGCAACATTCGAGGAAAAAGAATTGGTTCTAAACTTTTAAAAAAGGCAAAAGAATTTGCAAAGTCCAAAGGGGCAAAGGGCTTGTACATTTCTGCAACTCCTTCAAAACATACTGTGAATTTTTATTTTAAAAAGGGTGCGAAGCTTGCAGAAGACCCAAACTCCAGACTATTTAAAAGAGAACCAGAAGATATTCACCTTGTTCTTTACTTTTGA
- a CDS encoding DUF4097 family beta strand repeat-containing protein codes for MYENKFESKDKFQKAKEMKINLNGSDLRIKQGDSNQYCHTYETNSEKIPSTKLYNENEIFEYEEMKDVSLRGKGLLEITVEDVPETITIMSESGDVYIDEMTLGAVETDLKSGDITGKNLKINYVDFKAFSGDVKIQGYLDSGVKINIQTKSGDIKVDKIGSPTINCQTKSGDIKLIECNSTDVINISSKSGDLNFDNFIEGKNITLKSISGDIKTSKIKCDIAEISTNSGDIKISELESENSDFQNFSGDVRFKKVNSDELRVKTESGSIKVEEYNVEMGTFLTFSGSIKILTTDEDYKIIAESITGEIKVFDKNYYKNAIFGESDREIKLRTESGSIKIETK; via the coding sequence ATGTATGAAAACAAATTTGAAAGTAAAGATAAATTTCAAAAGGCAAAGGAAATGAAAATCAATTTGAATGGCTCTGATCTTAGGATAAAGCAAGGAGATAGTAACCAATATTGCCATACTTATGAAACCAACTCTGAAAAGATCCCTTCAACTAAATTATACAACGAGAATGAGATTTTTGAATACGAAGAAATGAAAGATGTCAGTTTAAGGGGTAAAGGATTATTGGAAATAACAGTTGAAGATGTTCCAGAAACCATCACGATAATGAGTGAATCGGGAGATGTTTATATTGACGAAATGACTTTGGGAGCAGTTGAAACAGATTTAAAATCTGGGGATATAACGGGGAAAAATCTCAAAATTAACTATGTGGATTTCAAGGCCTTCTCGGGAGATGTGAAAATACAAGGTTATCTTGATTCCGGTGTAAAAATAAATATTCAAACAAAATCAGGCGACATAAAAGTAGATAAAATAGGTTCTCCAACGATCAATTGCCAAACGAAGTCTGGTGATATAAAACTTATTGAATGTAATTCAACCGATGTTATAAACATAAGTTCTAAATCAGGTGATTTAAATTTCGATAACTTCATCGAAGGTAAAAACATAACTTTAAAATCAATTAGTGGAGACATAAAAACATCTAAAATAAAATGCGATATAGCAGAAATATCTACCAATTCTGGTGATATAAAAATATCGGAATTAGAATCCGAAAATTCTGATTTCCAAAACTTTTCGGGAGATGTGAGATTCAAAAAAGTGAATTCAGATGAATTGAGAGTAAAAACAGAATCTGGAAGTATAAAAGTAGAAGAATACAACGTTGAAATGGGAACTTTTTTGACTTTCTCCGGAAGTATTAAGATTTTAACTACTGATGAAGATTACAAAATCATAGCTGAGAGCATCACAGGAGAAATAAAAGTTTTTGATAAAAATTATTATAAAAACGCAATATTTGGTGAATCTGACAGAGAGATAAAACTAAGAACAGAATCTGGAAGCATAAAAATAGAAACAAAATAA
- a CDS encoding ABC transporter substrate-binding protein, protein MKKSLLVVLAILASLSLFAVIKVGVTAPLQTENGEWVKQAVTMAAEEINANGGIDGEKIELFFVDDEDTASKMISGITRLVTRDQVDYLIGGVGSGAVLASLDTMARYELIWLGTGAASPDTTKKVAENFNKYKYYFRVGTLDSYSQGKSIGEFIANYLVPEYGIDKAAVISLDLVYSKQIAEEAVRLAEEAGVEIVYEDYFPVGHTDFSASFSKAEQAGAQVIIDAIVTADGIQFTKQWQDLKVDAAIVGAIAAALKPEFLEQTNGKATYETSAYPNGGPAPLTENTLDWFAEFKERFGTSPGFIAFPAYNALYVLEEALESIDKSDWDNKDKVIAAIEKVEFPLGGEKGVSPVMFTENHDLVYGGNGAQGIIYQWQSDGEWRAVWPLEYKTGTWEVPAWLDW, encoded by the coding sequence GTGAAAAAGAGTTTATTGGTAGTTTTAGCTATTTTAGCATCATTATCTTTATTTGCAGTTATCAAAGTCGGTGTAACAGCTCCACTCCAAACAGAAAATGGGGAATGGGTTAAACAAGCAGTTACCATGGCTGCAGAAGAAATAAATGCAAATGGTGGAATTGACGGAGAAAAAATTGAATTATTTTTTGTTGACGATGAAGATACTGCCTCAAAAATGATTTCGGGCATTACAAGACTTGTTACAAGGGATCAAGTTGATTATTTAATAGGTGGAGTAGGCAGTGGTGCTGTATTGGCATCTTTGGATACAATGGCTAGATATGAATTAATCTGGTTGGGAACAGGTGCTGCTTCTCCAGATACAACAAAGAAAGTAGCAGAAAACTTCAACAAATATAAATACTACTTCAGAGTAGGTACTTTGGATTCTTATTCACAAGGAAAATCAATTGGTGAGTTCATTGCAAATTATCTTGTTCCAGAATATGGAATCGATAAAGCTGCTGTTATATCTCTTGACTTAGTTTATTCAAAACAAATTGCTGAAGAAGCCGTAAGATTAGCTGAAGAAGCTGGAGTAGAAATAGTTTACGAAGATTATTTTCCCGTTGGACACACTGACTTTTCTGCTTCATTCAGTAAAGCTGAGCAAGCCGGTGCACAAGTTATAATCGATGCTATCGTTACAGCAGATGGAATTCAATTTACAAAGCAATGGCAAGATCTTAAAGTTGATGCAGCTATTGTTGGTGCTATTGCTGCTGCATTAAAACCAGAATTTTTAGAACAAACAAACGGTAAAGCTACATATGAAACTTCAGCTTATCCTAATGGTGGACCTGCTCCATTAACAGAAAATACATTAGATTGGTTTGCTGAATTCAAAGAAAGATTTGGAACATCCCCAGGTTTTATTGCTTTTCCAGCTTATAATGCTTTATATGTTTTAGAAGAAGCTTTAGAAAGCATAGATAAATCCGATTGGGATAACAAAGATAAAGTTATCGCTGCAATAGAAAAAGTAGAATTCCCATTAGGTGGAGAAAAAGGTGTATCACCAGTTATGTTCACAGAAAATCACGACTTGGTTTACGGTGGAAATGGCGCACAAGGTATCATCTACCAATGGCAATCTGACGGTGAATGGAGAGCTGTATGGCCTCTTGAATACAAAACAGGAACATGGGAAGTACCTGCTTGGTTAGACTGGTAA
- a CDS encoding ABC transporter ATP-binding protein has product MTLSILSLKEITAGYGKAVVLENMSLEVKEGECHAVLGPNGAGKSTLLKTITGTVVPTAGEIQFLGEKINGMSTHKIARKGVSLSPENRRLFSDLTVHENLTIATIFTDETKSKENLNFVYEIFPRLKERVSQKAGTMSGGEQQMLAVGRALMMDPKILLLDEPSMGLAQIIKEQIFNGIKKIKETGKTILIVEQDSTMVMPIADKISIFEHGHIIFEGTSNELKNNDSIKSAYLGL; this is encoded by the coding sequence GTGACATTGTCAATTCTTAGTTTAAAAGAAATAACAGCTGGTTATGGTAAGGCTGTAGTTTTGGAAAACATGAGTTTAGAAGTGAAAGAAGGAGAATGTCACGCTGTATTGGGGCCAAATGGTGCTGGAAAATCTACCCTTTTAAAAACTATAACAGGTACAGTTGTACCAACCGCTGGAGAAATTCAATTTTTGGGTGAAAAAATTAATGGTATGAGTACACACAAAATAGCAAGAAAAGGAGTTTCTCTCTCTCCTGAAAACAGGAGACTTTTCTCTGATTTAACTGTACATGAGAATTTAACAATTGCAACTATTTTTACCGACGAAACAAAAAGTAAGGAAAACTTGAATTTTGTTTACGAAATTTTTCCAAGATTAAAAGAAAGAGTTTCCCAAAAAGCTGGAACCATGAGTGGTGGAGAACAACAAATGCTCGCTGTCGGTAGAGCTCTTATGATGGATCCAAAAATATTGTTATTAGACGAACCTTCAATGGGTCTGGCACAAATAATCAAAGAACAAATATTCAATGGGATAAAAAAGATCAAAGAAACAGGTAAAACTATTTTAATAGTTGAACAAGATTCAACGATGGTTATGCCTATTGCAGATAAAATATCTATTTTTGAACATGGTCACATAATTTTTGAGGGAACTTCAAATGAATTAAAAAATAATGACTCTATTAAGAGTGCATACTTAGGATTATAG
- a CDS encoding ABC transporter ATP-binding protein, whose protein sequence is MSNILEVKNLIKRFGGLKATDNITFNVVEGERFGILGPNGAGKTTLFNQISGFIKPDEGSIIFNGENIIGLSPEKIANKGLVRTFQIVKPFKELTVYENLKVTTLTPKMKEEIKSEPERRKWIEYIADICELKEVLNTDSEMLPQGYLKKLEVAKALSVNPKVLLLDEPFAGLTVSEIDPISKVIIKANEERETTIVLIEHRLKEFMALVNRIIAIDYGEVIAEGTPNEIVNNAKVIESYLGKGGGDIVNS, encoded by the coding sequence ATGAGTAATATTCTTGAAGTTAAAAATCTTATAAAAAGATTTGGGGGGTTAAAAGCTACAGACAACATAACTTTTAACGTTGTTGAAGGCGAAAGATTTGGAATTTTAGGGCCAAATGGTGCTGGTAAAACAACATTGTTCAACCAAATATCTGGATTCATAAAGCCAGATGAAGGATCTATCATTTTCAATGGTGAAAATATAATTGGGCTTTCACCAGAAAAAATTGCAAACAAAGGTCTTGTAAGAACTTTTCAAATCGTTAAACCTTTTAAGGAATTAACGGTATATGAAAATTTAAAAGTAACTACTTTAACTCCAAAAATGAAAGAGGAAATTAAATCAGAACCAGAGAGAAGAAAATGGATTGAATATATAGCAGATATTTGTGAGTTAAAAGAAGTCTTAAACACCGATTCAGAAATGTTACCACAAGGATATTTAAAGAAACTTGAAGTTGCTAAGGCACTCTCAGTGAACCCAAAAGTCTTACTTTTAGATGAGCCATTTGCAGGGTTAACAGTTTCAGAAATAGACCCTATATCCAAGGTTATTATTAAAGCCAACGAAGAGAGAGAGACAACTATTGTTCTTATAGAACATAGATTGAAAGAGTTCATGGCTTTGGTAAACAGAATAATAGCTATTGATTATGGAGAAGTGATCGCAGAAGGAACTCCAAACGAAATAGTGAACAACGCTAAAGTTATAGAATCTTATCTTGGTAAAGGTGGTGGTGACATTGTCAATTCTTAG